The genomic region GCGTCGGCCGACAGGGTGCCGTCGGCGGCCAGCAGGCTGGTGCTCGGCACGTTGACCGCGCCCGGAATGTGCCCGGCGACCGGGTCGACGGGTTCGGCGTCGCCGCGGAACCGCTCGGGGGCGCGGGCGTCGAGCAGCTCGCCGGCCGTCAGCACCGCCTCGGCGTCGACCGTCGGTCGGGCGCCGGCGTACAGGTCGTCGTGGCGGACGGTCACGTCGCCGGGCGACGGCACGACGGCCCCGGTTTCCAAGCCGCCACCCGCGGCCGTCCACGCCGACAGTCCGCCGTCGAGGATGCGGACGTCAGGGATGCCGGCTGCGGTCAGCACCCACCACGCCCTGGCCGAGCCGGCGCGGTTCCAGTCGTCGTAGACCACGACCGGCACGCCGTCGCGCACACCCCAGCGCCGCGCCGCCTGCTGCAGTGCCGCGCCGGAGGGCAACGGGTGACGGCCACGCCCGGCGACGGCGTGATCGCTCAACTCGTCGTCGAGCGAGACGTACACCGCGCCGGGCAGATGGCCGCGTTCGTAGGCGGGTCTGCCGTCGGGTTCGGCGAGCTGCCATCGGACGTCGAGCAGCGTCACGGGCGCACCGGCGTCGAGCAGGTCGGTCAGCTCTGTTGCGGTGATCAGCACATCGGCGCGCGCACTCATGGCTCACACGGTAGCGGCGACCTGCGGCCCGATTTCCTCTGCGAGCGTTTCGATCACGCGCGCCAGCTCGTCGACCAGCCAGCTGTCGCTGCGGCTGCGGTAGACCTCGAGCAGCGAGCGGTAGTACCAGAGATGCTGGTGCGGGTCCTCGTTGTTGAACCGCCGCCAGACGTCGGGCCCGAACCGGCGTAGGTCGCGCAGTATCGCGCGGGCGTTGTCGAGCTTGTCGGCCGTCGACACCCGGATGGCGCTGTCCGACGCCGTGCCCAGGTGCGCGATGTAGCGCTCCTTTCGTTCGCGCCACGGGGGCTTGGGGGTGATGACGGTGTCGCTGCACTCCTCGACGATGTCGGCGACCTCCTGGCCGAACCGCTCGGTGATCTCGACCAGCGTGACGTCGCCGCCCTGGTCCTCGGCGGCGTCGTGCAGCAGCGCGGCGATCGCCTCGGTCTCGGTGCCGTCGGCCTCGATCACCAGACCCGCCACCGACAGCAGGTGCCCGACGTAGGGCACGTCGCTGGCCTTGCGGGTCTGGGTGCGGTGCAGTTCGGCGGCATACGTCAGGGCCTCGTGGAACTTCGGGCCGAGCCGCGGCGACGTCGTGGTCTCGCTCATCCTCCCGGCATACCCCGCCGACTGCCGCTGCTCACCTCGGACTCGCGGCGTCGCTCTTCGGATCGATCAGGATCTTGGCGTGGGCTTCGGGATCGCCCAGCGCGCCGAACGCGGCGTCGACACCGGACAGCCCCACGGTCCCAGTGATCA from Mycobacterium sp. IDR2000157661 harbors:
- a CDS encoding sulfurtransferase, which translates into the protein MSARADVLITATELTDLLDAGAPVTLLDVRWQLAEPDGRPAYERGHLPGAVYVSLDDELSDHAVAGRGRHPLPSGAALQQAARRWGVRDGVPVVVYDDWNRAGSARAWWVLTAAGIPDVRILDGGLSAWTAAGGGLETGAVVPSPGDVTVRHDDLYAGARPTVDAEAVLTAGELLDARAPERFRGDAEPVDPVAGHIPGAVNVPSTSLLAADGTLSADADLARRLGGKDVAVYCGSGVTAAVVVAALTAAGVDAALFPGSWSEWCSDPTRPVARG
- a CDS encoding HD domain-containing protein; its protein translation is MSETTTSPRLGPKFHEALTYAAELHRTQTRKASDVPYVGHLLSVAGLVIEADGTETEAIAALLHDAAEDQGGDVTLVEITERFGQEVADIVEECSDTVITPKPPWRERKERYIAHLGTASDSAIRVSTADKLDNARAILRDLRRFGPDVWRRFNNEDPHQHLWYYRSLLEVYRSRSDSWLVDELARVIETLAEEIGPQVAATV